A single genomic interval of Heliangelus exortis chromosome 20, bHelExo1.hap1, whole genome shotgun sequence harbors:
- the CBX2 gene encoding chromobox protein homolog 2 produces the protein MEELSSVGEQVFAAECILSKRLRKGKLEYLVKWRGWSSKHNSWEPEENILDPRLLLAFQKKEHEKEVQNRKRGKRPRGRPRKHVEPEMPAKTKSSSSSSSTSSSSSSSDEEDESDLEAKRGPRSRETHPVPQKKAQILVAKPDMKDASRKKRGRKPLPPEQKAARRTVNLTKVLKTSRKEVGGSSKLPGKLQPQHSTQGSGMALLKDPPGALAGLSTGGSAAENLPNMMKSGSTSPSRAISWQSSIVHYMNRMSQSQNSAETSPLGRLALKAQASGKSSLGLDLKMRNQKGSGELGLSMPGPKAAKAPGSGAGGDQKSGFPAGGQVMHNGSKTPASSSGASNQPASSQELNLQALNLQSVKNGPSGASGSSLPRHLCSTLAKGGGTAPSGKGSVAGAGVNAAGTGTLSGGDGSKSEKHRAGDRDLAKTSTQEGHAATENRKPATLSEMSTGEETSSDSDRDSASFPGVGQNMSVSIQTSQDWKPTRSLIEHVFVTDVTANLITVTVKESPTSVGFFNLRQY, from the exons atggaggagctgagcagcGTGGGAGAGCAGGTCTTCGCCGCGgagtgcatcctcagcaagcGGCTCCGCAAG GGCAAGCTGGAGTACCTGGTCAAGTGGCGAGGCTGGTCCTCCAA GCACAACAGCTGGGAGCCCGAGGAGAACATCCTTGATCCAAGACTCCTCCTTGCTTTCCAAAAGAA GGAACACGAAAAAGAAGTGCAGAATCGGAAGAGGGGGAAGCGGCCCAGGGGCAGACCCAGGAAACACGTG GAACCAGAGATGCCTGCAAAAACTAAGTCAAGtagctcttcctcctccacatcctcctcttcctcctcctctgatgaaGAGGATGAAAGTGACCTGGAAGCAAAGAGAGGTCCCCGCAGCAGAGAGACTCATCCAGTACCTCAGAAGAAAGCTCAGATCTTGGTGGCAAAGCCCGACATGAAAGATGCTTCCAGGAAGAAGCGTGGGCGAAAACCTCTTCCcccagagcagaaagcagctcgAAGGACAGTGAACCTGACAAAGGTGCTGAAAACATCCCGGAAAGAGGTTGGTGGCAGCAGCAAGCTGCCGGGaaagctgcagccccagcacagcacacaggGCTCAGGCATGGCCTTGCTGAAGGACCCACCAGGAGCTTTGGCTGGGCTCAGCACAGGAGGTTCAGCTGCAGAGAACCTTCCCAACATGATGAAAAGTGGTTCAACCAGCCCCAGCCGGGCCAtcagctggcagagctccatCGTGCACTACATGAACAGGATGTCCCAAAGCCAGAACTCGGCAGAGACCTCACCCCTGGGCAGGCTGGCACTGAAGGCCCAGGCATCCGGCAAGAGCAGCTTAGGGTTGGACTTAAAAATGAGGAACCAGAAAGGATCTGGGGAGCTTGGACTGAGCATGCCAGGACCCAAGGCTGCCAAAGCTCCCGGCAGCGGCGCTGGAGGGGACCAGAAATCAGGGTTTCCTGCAGGAGGCCAAGTGATGCACAATGGCAGCAAGACACCAGCAAGCTCGTCTGGGGCCAGTAACCAGCCAGcctccagccaggagctgaaCCTCCAAGCCCTGAACTTGCAGAGTGTCAAAAATGGTCCGAGTGGGGCCAGTGGGAGCAGCCTCCCTCGCCACCTCTGCAGCACCCTGGCCAAAGGTGGTGGCACAGCCCCCAGTGGGAAGGGCAGCGTGGCGGGCGCCGGGGTGAACGCTGCTGGCACTGGTACTCTCTCAGGGGGGGATGGCAGCAAGAGTGAGAAGCACcgagcaggggacagggactTGGCCAAAACCAGCACGCAGGAGGGGCACGCAGCCACGGAGAACCGCAAGCCGGCCACGCTTTCCGAAATGAGCACAGGCGAGGAGACCAGCTCGGATTCGGACCGGGATTCGGCATCCTTCCCAGGCGTGGGTCAGAACATGTCTGTCTCTATCCAGACCAGCCAGGACTGGAAACCCACCCGCAGCCTGATTGAGCATGTCTTTGTCACTGATGTCACCGCTAACCTGATCACTGTGACGGTCAAGGAGTCCCCCACCAGTGTTGGGTTTTTCAACCTACGGCAATACTGa